A stretch of DNA from Cryptomeria japonica chromosome 4, Sugi_1.0, whole genome shotgun sequence:
actcctctccatggtagccacatgtgtgcgaaatcggtcgatacatatccattcaattttcgggaccaatctcgactcaggagcattccatatgaatctggaatatccactactgatatatctataaaattttggactcttgggtctgcggccaattgcatgtgaatgttgttcaattctcccatgactggaacttctgtcttgtcaagctgagtgactttCCTCCTGGTAGGTGCGGGAGTTATTCCAAGTCTTTGACAAACAGCCAGGGGCATCACgttgcttgaggctccggaatcataaaggcaattgtgcaataattttccaaatattctgactgatagcaggaacggggccggttcgtcctttccttgagaaggcactGAATTTTCTTCACTTGGTTCTTGATGTTTAACTTGATTGATCTTTGAGTGATCTTCCTTTGCTGGGCTCTCCTCTTTCGAGTGACTGGCTTTGCTTGTAGATTTATCCCTCTTAACAacatctttcttgattgcgacttccttttcgggaagaaccaagttagtagtgtggttctctttgactgtaggctgagctttcttggtctcgcctcttttgagtaatacttttccttctaacatatcttcctttttagctgggaaggttatagtcTGGACCATGCACTCGTTTTGTTTgggttgttcttgagaatcggcCTCCTCTTGAGTCAtattgatagtggcttgaacacTTGACCTCGTTGCACTAGGTTCACTCAAACTATTGATCACTGTATCTTTAATTTCTGACACCTTGAGCAACTCATAGAGTGGTAAACTTACCTTGACTTTCTTAAGTTCATCTAACACCAAGGCGGCCaaccttttcatttcatttcccgcgggaggtgaaatatttctttgtctgtattcttggGTGTTTTGCGGGTACTCTGGAATGTTACTAGCTTGGGGATCCGGCGgagttgaaaaattgtttggaggaatcgacGTTGTTAATGGTTCAGGATttctctgattcctgtgataaactTTTTGGTTTGCACCTCCTGACGATTAGTGGAACACTTCCTTTATTCCCTCTACTAAGACACTGTCGTTtaatggtgggaaatagtattctgaatcctctacaggtccatttgcagatgctggcggaaactgagatcctggtggtaccatcggtccattggccgattctggaggaaatctcccattttgtacttgactaatttcttcttgtgaatatctgcaggtttcaacgatcatggcttgaccatactgcgtggttggaacaatttcataccctgtggtgggaggattttcaggtggattggtagtacgcatctcttgttggaaaatgtcggccGCAATTTTGAATTCAGGGCactgcaactcggaatgttggttcgtgttgtggagtctgcaccaactggacaaggctgcttcggctaaaaacactttgcttgaagaggggttctcttgactttgcgcatttggtggattgtccaagggcgtcaccacatttccattgtttggagccgtgttccatggtcttctttggaaaccttgattgttatttccttgatagttgtttctgaatccttgattattattcccttggaaattctGATTGTTCGGATGTTGGCCAtggttggccctctgcatgctctggagttgattattctggttcctcaagTGAGTTACCTCGGTCGATAgcctcttgacttgttcaattagCTCTTTCATTTcgtctttctcttcttgtgtccttgacgaatttgtagcattttgcaggtacacaggttgagcgggtggggcttgagaaattggagctcctgggtgaaggaccaactgatttgccGGCTGTACGCTTGGATAGGTTgcttgcggaattggattcatgactggagtttggttggccaagGCTGTGCCAACTGCTTGCGTCTGGTTAGGTTCTGCGACGGGTCCCATatgtagtagtggtccagtgatgttttgtcccatgtgcttactcacttcaatggctctcgtataggccgcatttagatcattcggagttggatgtgtccttacgaacatggttgtgagatgatctaaggctccatagtaaatttcccttggatctgcaataagataaggaggacgtaacattgtgtatgctcggtgaaatttgtcgttgaaggaagtaataggttcatgctctctccttcgaacctcaacaaaTTGTCTGTACAACTCTGCTGGcgtagttgggatgccaaatttagcaatgaatgcgtctttcatcgcgtcccaagtcctgatggaccctgtaggcaaatgaataaaccaaaagtatgcctcctctcccaatgagtagggaaaaagcctacatgccacatctccatattcaatttgtctgttacgaagaaggtcctcgaacatcttaatgtgatcttctgctgtgcgatggaaatcactaacattgaacttggaacaaaagtgttcgggattcttcggcatatcatgataaactgcaaattccaacggtgatggattgttgactagccacgtcgcaccattaagtacatgaggaggaggaggtggaggtggagcacgatgagccattgtattcctcgaaactgaacttgatgaactagcttggctctttgtttgtgaaattgcctggatactagattggatcgccgcttgtacttgttcttgaagaacttgtgatgactcaggagatccttccaatcttagttcgaactctttgggagtgtcctctctCTTAACTCGCTTCGCCTTAGAAGTAAATTGAAGTTCACTTAGATCCttgatgcctggtgtggacctcaacaacctttgatgtttctcgggcgagaaagaaccaatacgatccagcgtgaagtcttgcaaggattattgtggGTTCCTTTGGTTGTGAAGATTTCgagctatgaccctttgatgttcttcggctctatcttcctcttgctctaagatgatCCGGACTCTGCTATATTCGACTtgacttctccttgcgttccaagctacttgattcaattcggaaatgatgtcttcttgggtattgcccacttgcaaattgggttgcactacttgattcagtccttcatttggcaacaccatcgtacttcatgatcatgtttgcaatatttttctcttttcaaaatcttcggacttcgaactttgaaattaaagagccctccttctagcgccaattctgttgacgtgtattttgtacacaatcatacacagaataaaataccgacagacatcttatcctctcttgagaaaatagtctctaactgctgaagatctgcaaaaaggatcagttagatggactccaaggttcttttagtggggtctccacgtgtggacaagctttttagtggtatgatgtgatttgctgtttcctccaaggcgtcttacgtattcaaagctcgaagattttactagtctaaaaggaactttcaaaaaaaaatggaaaaaggacagggtttaaggaagtctaatctagcctaaccctatgaacgacttagcatgaatgagatttgacAAGACTCAactaacttcaattttgccataagataacaactcaattgaaattagtacgatcttctaaggtaatataatggtgttcaatgcatcaaagatcaaggacactactacgaaagtacatatcctagatgcgaaaatgcttgaaggttaaggactcaaaatgttttccagtcgaccacgcaaggcgttcctacaatcagcaagaagctagtggtttggattgcgaatcctaccaaatatcaaatctcacacttagcctttcaaattaacaaactactttgattgagcgtgattcaagtacatccaacaaccatgaagataacttaagagatttgcaacaaaacaccataacttaaatattttattgatttccaagtcatcatatacaacaattgcttgaatttctctcttcaagactcaatcttgctacaaaataaaaattgcttacaactctaatctctctatttcactcttaactctattATCATACTATTATCTAactccaaatgaaatgaaaaatgggggtataaatagcatccccagttacaatgaaaggtccagattgaaagtaaatcaatggataagatcatgacacctaaaccctaattagggtttgttacaaatgacctcctttttactgaacaatattaaatacatagccaaatattaaatttggcacaaaaatctaggaggtatcaaccaatgagaaataagatgtcatgtcatctgtaacaacctttcatctagaatcttattccctttccaattctctttcttagcatatgcaatgaattttgtcacgattccttcgatttctgtgcttggaatctcgggaagattcttgatactctcttctaagtggataacctgatcaaatgcatctagaagagctgtgtcccaagtaggttcaagttcctttgttctatcaatcaggagcatggtggcatacatctgatcatattgctcatctgtaacatctgcgtccttgcgaaagatgatcttgattctatcttcaaattcttgtaaatccacatctgtctcgacctcgatccttctgccaagaatggtacgaagtacctcaaatactctgtcctggatcggattgatcacctcctcaacttgaccacatctaacactgatgtcctcaaagagaacactctttatatggagtaaggttgaccactgaaacaaactgtgagaatcaccttctaagatcctctcttgtgctaaaattctgttggatgtatgtcttataattttcaagacagggatgacaacgtccttggtatgggcaaatgcagctactgttgccatcaatctgtgaataatctcaagaacttggatagcctgatgggtgatcttcgacatccttgtaacaaactcaatggccaccgtgtgagatctatccatccaactacatgtacgctggaccatattcctgaatctttctgcttcattgatcgattgaaggggcaatgcctgcaatggtgatctaactggatcctgacgtcccaaaggttcattgatgtgactgaaatatgtcctccatgcaccgacctctttctccagctttctatttttttctacttcttctctaaacttgtccttcaatgcctcaaatgtgtcggtggcatcatctaaagtctgctctgctgtggacggtcctaactcaatagtctgtatatgatagtcttctgctaggatctcaccctcatatttgtctgctgccggtgtagctatctgcagttttcttgatccagtctcatctcgaatcatcttggacatctttgtagccttctttttctctattgtcatatgtgagcgtccaacaaggctctctaaatcaattgcactgtcctcgtcctcaattacgatcaccttagtcaatctttccttcaaccaatctgggatatttgatcttgtctcttgaacttgaatctctttatgtactatttcttcttgtctgggaggagatgttacttcattatcattatctaaatcatagtcttgaagAGATCCATcagatgaaacatgctgtgcctgttcttcttcCTGTCTGTCATtttgtaccatcgattccatggattcttccacttgaactgttctatcctctggcctggaagaagtacctggtgtttgatctttgttagcaccttgctttttcttggaaggctctttcttttctgatctttcctttctctttgaacctctcgaatggagattgccctcactggcacatcgaaggttaccttcacctgaattcctaggattaggattgccttcactaacactggctccaccttcggctggcttttcttccaaagtaaaagacatggctatgccttgttctctcaacttctgatgctgaacgtctacccatctgcgagtacaagacaagactggtgccatcaaatcatctaaatccacggcctcgggctcattccaattcaaacttattattttgctttctctatcatatgaagattggatgtgcctgccgttgtcctgagcttggtcggctactctgtaaatcttacatttcctgatgaaatccaaaggcaatctagaatgtatctttcgttttacttcgagatcatctaggagattcatcataaaatcttcaatctggtactcatgtctaaatcttctaccgaccgtctcctctaaatgtccatgtggatcaaaactattcctccaagcaaaagatgaaaaaggatacaaggctagctccttctctgcgtcatccatggctaagacattaggacatacctcaactgaattacccaaaataataggtacctgaactccattctgatgtctgtgtctgaatgccttcacatatgctgccaactgccttgttacttcaagtaacacaattctgtctgtcgggtacctcggcaacatgtatggaggtaaaggacatccatacactctaatgtaagtgaacttgggaaactgaatgaaccaagcaccgtacctcttgatgaattcctgggcatcttgagataatctgttgtgaatccctccttgcaacgtccttgtgatgttcatcgtgagagtatcattgattaacttgtagttcttccctggtggatgatgcaagtaggtataggattcacaaactctgacctcgccggatcctcttccaatcactcctctgtgaggtaatcctgcgtactcaacgctcctgattaaggcatagatgacgtatgaactcatgtggaaggacttagtagccctgagtcttctcaactgtacgtctaagcaatggctaattatcctagcccaatgtatggtaccctttccttgaacaatcacctggatgaagtaaaacatccatttctcaaaatagaaggcatgaggtgcccctgtaactctgttgagcatggtaatcaaatctctgtactcctcttggaaatcaatcttgtgtggtgtgttcggtactttgctcagacggggacgactcttaagtagccagttcttgttgattatgcttaggcaagcatctggatcatcatcgtacactgatctggctccttcaatgctcttgtatatcatgtccctgtgctctggaagatggaaggcttcacttatggcttcctctgaaaggtacgccaaagtgtttccttcattggacacaattgtcctggactgtggattgtaatgacgggcacactcgatcatcaactcgtggcactgaatggctggaggaaaaccggccgccttgatgatgccactctctattattctccgggcgacaggtgatggcttgccgatgtaagggacctctcggaacttcttcgtgctaaagttccccaagttggtatctccaatgttgctccacttggacacgatcttggtctccacttcttcagtcttctgatcttctttcatgagagccgagcgactggtggatgctcccgcctttggggtcgccatacctacacaacatttcattataagaaatagatttttgcaataaataacgtaaataagagagataaattttaggaaacctcatgataagtctctagagttatcatttcctaaaatataacgattgagctaagagaaattcaaggatcaaaatttcaaaatttgaaatatgacgatgaatgaataaaacaataacaattaaatcgccatacctcgatagagagctaactctagaatgcaaaagataaaaattcgcctaggcaaaattgaggtataaagataatcttcaatatgatcccctcaaaattgacttcgccacctctggatagaatgtgatcttcacttatcgccttggacgtggtctcaaatggatcttcaaattcgcactaacaaatctccaagtccttagcaaattcccctttggcgtggtcttagatggatcttcaaattcgcatcaCCTTTTGATTGCTTACGCCACCTTGGATGGAATTCGCACCTCTCCAAACACACTTCGCACTCCACgcaagatgatactagcgccacctttggtttgaaatcgcaccacctttggatgaatgaaactcgcactacattcgcctcttctcaattcgcatgaaggaaggtaaaataatgatgtagaaaatgataattctaccccccttatatagcgcattcatccttcaccccttaggccgacttaacaaaaataaaaccattttaaacaattttttaaatgatttgcaatgacatgacaaggccgacctccatatatgagcgctccaattgattttttattaattaattaatcaattatttaatgccttgcgtttttttatttgagaatttcgattttaaataaaggcaaaataattaataaatgtctaatgccatattaaatgccaatttaaataagattttcaatttttaaatcgatttagcatttaaggaaatttgaattgtttaatttggcgccaaaaatatgaaaataaagggacgtacctcatcgctctggtcccttggagagggacaggagcgacccatgattttggtctagattcttgcgttttcaacgttcaactcctttaCTTCCACGTCCCAAattgatcatctggtggtcctttcgAATTTGAATGcctttcttgtgcgagcaaatgcatctcatgatcattatcgccctggtcccttggagagggacaggagcgatcctaagttttttgcttgaaattctccattttggtacgatcctttccttgtatcatcttccaaacgTCATTTAGAACCATGTGCGCCCTTGTCTTAACGTGACTTTCAAAGAATGTCATGTGTTTtatctaacatcgcccttgtcccttggagagggacaggagcgatctccatgtcttcatgttcatcttgtatctttgaccttcgaaatatcaatGCTTGTGTTCTTTTGCGCTTATTCCCATTTGCTTTTATTATGTGTTTGGAtgcattaaagggaccatcgcccttgtcccttggagagggacaggagcgatctattatttctccttgatcttggtgACTTTTgaacttcgatctcctttgcaacgTCTTCCCAACGATGTCCCTTACACTTCCTAACCTtgcttcgccttgatctttgaaggaacgcgagtgttttgatagtatcgccttggtccttgtccaaaggacaggagcgatatggggcctttacaccatttggcgatgtttggacgttcaaaactcttgtttatcaccttgttgtcataccatggaccctccagaacattgcaaTATATTGTCCTTACGTGAATTTTGTATGAAATGATCAATACAtttaatatcgctctggtcccttcctgagggacaggagcgaagttcatcattatgtgcttgttcttgtttgtaccaacttgcaatcaacttcattgcgtggaatgacgtcctttcgaccttcttggttgctcgaaacttgtttgccttttgaaatctacgccatcatgtagatatcgctctggtcccttcccaagggacaggagcgatctgggtctttagagcgcaaatccttccatgtgatgacctttacaaccttgcgcttgatggaaatgccttgaaatgtcttcgccacccttcgtcttgacttggatcggtcttgaaccttggagggacgaccttgaacttgcgtagagagtattatcatcatcatcgccctggtcccttggagagggacaggagctatccttcccttgtggccactatctcactttgcctggttccaagtttatattcaacggactcgtccttcttccctctattcgttcatgccttgacatcatttgtaactttgcaagaaaagcaattatatcaaaaatcgctctggtcccttcctgagggacaggagcgaactaggcatttaatactgttatggacgtcccaaaaatcttcaatttatattcaatgcattcatctcatgttctccttcgtttttgaacgtaaacttaccttgacccttgtctggattttgcaaaatggaggaaatcgctctggtccctgggagagggacgagagctacaaggtacctcgccctggtcccttggagagggacaggagcgatttagtcaatataggtcattttccttcgtttttgcatcttaaattatattcatttggcaaagcatcttcctttgggcGTCCTCAAATTGTTAAgttatcaaaatcttgcaaggacaaaacgaaatttgaatcgtagctccggtccttcactgagggacaggagcgattttcttcctggaggcatttctgtgctcatgaaaatcttcaatttatattcaatggaaagatctcgtcgttctccatcacttcaaacgtaaaatttgtctggactctgcaaggatgatgagatatttgaaattgagctcccgtccttcactgagggacaggagcgattttgctcctacaggccaaaataacaagatttttcacattttaacacttcacgaggcgaaaacaaatcaattccaatgcccaggatcaaacttcaaaaaagtcaaaatttggtcaaaatattcaatcagacaaaaattcatattgacggtcaacacttagacaagtttaagctctgcatgaacattccaattgaaaattagaccattttggcgaaatcattgcattcaaaatttacattctagaaaagaagctcaaaagctctcaaaaatgactggattttggcttgaaaaggcaaaatttaaaaccctaaggcttggccctaaatccagacgaccaactaactgacaaaaccctaaaaacaaaagcgaaaacgagcgaaaaacaagcaaaatgagggggtccccatttggtatggggcgatgtgtgaaatggtcacaacaggtgggCACGTAAAGCGCCTCTCCCCTACTGACCAAATAAAAATTGACACCGTCATAGATCTATCGTGTACGATATATGTTGGCTGAGGAAGATGTGCTTAACAGGGGTAAAACGGGGACAGGAATGGTCTACATTCGTTCAAAACTGTTGAACTCATCTACACCATTCCATCCTCGATTTTTCTGCCCTCCCCTTTTCGCCAGTCGTTTCAATCATTCGTAACAGAATAATATTTTCACGCCGATCTCGATTTAAAAATTATACAACCGAcaagattaaaatataaaatgtGACTTAAATTTAGTTTTTAAGGGTTTTATCCATTCGATTATTGTGATCCACTCAGCCTGCCATGTTTTCTGCTCCGATGGTGACGCATTAGTTTAGCTAAGGTTaatttcaaatataaaatttcCCTCACTTTAAATGGCGACCCAAAAAGAGAAGACGAAGCGGATGGTATTACTGCGGCTCTGGTGCTAACTAGAAAGAAGGGCATTTGGGCACATTTTATCTGTCTCCAAAATGATGGTTCCATGGGCGGCTTTAATTTCAGCTTTGTTAGTTGCGGCCGTGGGGAGGAATATTGGTGTAGCAGCGTCTGGGGGTTGCCATATTAGTGCCATATTCAACTTCGGAGATTCGAACTCGGACACAGGGGGACAGGTGGCTGGGCTGGGCTTGTCCTCCCTGCTGCCCAATGGAGAGACTTTCTTCAAAAGGCCCGCTGGAAGAGTCTGCGATGGCCGCCTCATCATCGATTTTTTAAGTACGTTATGCATCTTTCGTTGAACAACGCCTTGGCTCATTCATTTTCATTAACATTTGATGTGTATAAACAGGTGAGGGTATGCAATTGCCGTTTTTGAGTCCGTATTTGGAGTCCGTGGGCTCAAATTTCAGTCACGGCGCAAATTTCGCAATCAATGGGGCCACTGTAAGTCGCACTGGAAATACTTTTCCTCTGCCGGTGCAAATCGACCAGTTTAAGCGATTTAAAGCCCGGGTTTTGGACATTATTTCTcgaggtatatatgtatatattctctctatatgtatatatgctctgtgtgtatgtgtatatgtgtattttATTGGCAAAATCATAAGCTTAAGTTGATGTTTATGGCAGGTGAGAATGGGGGGAACCTCCTTCCAACATGGGAGGCTTTCGAGAAGGGGTTGTATACGATTGACATCGGCCAAAATGACATTTTTCACGCCTTCACTGGCAATCTCGCGCTGCACCAAATTATCAATTTTGTGATTCCTCAGACTGTGGACGACATCAAATCTCACTTGAAGGTAAATTTTACCCGTTTGCTACTTTTGTAATTCTTGCACATTTTGAAATTAGGTTTTCGAGCAGAATTTCTATTCCAAACAGGTGAAAGAATTACATGACCTTCAGGAAATCTATATTTGAAAGTTCTAATTTCGTTGATAAAAAGATCGCACTGAAATTGGGGATCATTTGTTTCTCAACACATATTTAGCTATTTCCAGGATTTATTGAACACACGGGATGAAATTGGGGCTGTTGCTGTAGATTTTGTGAGGGCTTAGAAAAAAGAAAGGTGTGCCGACTGATCGTATAAATTTAGGTTtaaaaataaatagtaaaatctcaCTTTTAGCTAATTCAATTCACGATGGATCATACTCCATGATCTGAAACAATGAATTATTTACACGATCAAATTcagaaattataaattaatttatcaTATATTAGGAAAATTTCACGCATTTAAAATCTTACCTATTTAGCAAATGACTTGGCCTCGTAAAGCAGACGAATTTGGAACAATTTTCGTATTCTTTcccaatatttaaaaataaatctgTCAGGTTCTTTCTGCAATGACGGAATTTTCAATGAATTGATTAAGGCCACCTGTTCTTTTCACAGAGGGTGAATTGTGATAAAGTACATTGCTAATAATTTCCTGTCCTTTTTACAGAGAGAACTGTTTAACTGTACATTGCTAGTAATTCTCTCCTTTGTACATAGTCAATTGTATTATTGTACGTTGCTAATATTCTGCCTTCTTTCAACAAAGTGAACTGTGTTACTGTACATTGCTAATAATTATCTATCCTTTTTACGGCCCCTTTTTACAGAGTGAACTGTGATACTGTCCATTGTTAATAAAAAGTATTAAAAAGAAAAAACAGATAGTCATTACTTGGTGCAGGTTTTTCCATTACTCAGTGTTTGGTGCATGTGGTGATGACAGAAAGTGAGGGACACAAGTACTGGAGGGTCAGTTTCTTAACCTTCCATTATCACTTCTCCAAAATctgttttagtttatttattaaAGAGTAAATTAAAAATACGTAtagatttattatattttataaaaatgtTATTATGCAAGAGTAAATTTTGTTGAAGTATTTATTAAGGTTAGTTTGGAactgaaaatttaatttaattataaaatattcttTTGTTTATCATGAGTGCTGAAAT
This window harbors:
- the LOC131065506 gene encoding GDSL esterase/lipase LIP-4: MMVPWAALISALLVAAVGRNIGVAASGGCHISAIFNFGDSNSDTGGQVAGLGLSSLLPNGETFFKRPAGRVCDGRLIIDFLSEGMQLPFLSPYLESVGSNFSHGANFAINGATVSRTGNTFPLPVQIDQFKRFKARVLDIISRGENGGNLLPTWEAFEKGLYTIDIGQNDIFHAFTGNLALHQIINFVIPQTVDDIKSHLKDLYSEGGRNFVVHNTGPLGCLPRILAGIRSDLSELDKNGCAVAYNNASQTFNALLKAACTQLTSNLPQATIVYVDIYSIKYALIANASQYGIEHPLAACCGYGGLPYNFNDKVRCAQTEGNVNGSVVIAGSCKNPSKSANWDGTHYTERANFLVWSEIMSSKYSHPPLSPYQACY